In Opitutus sp. ER46, the following are encoded in one genomic region:
- a CDS encoding DUF5107 domain-containing protein, translated as MFLERRVYQGSNGAVYPLPFYNRVADTKVDRAWHAITLENDYLRVMVLPEIGGRIHVGQDKTNGYHFFYHQDAIKPALVGLAGPWASGGVEINWPQHHRPATFMPVDACVEEHADGSKTVWLSDHDPLARMKGMHGICLHPDRGVIELKVRAYNRTPYVQTFLWWANVATRVHEGYQSFFPPDVTAVADHAKRAMSRFPRCDGRYYGVDYAGRARDGVPAEEVPTQFVPPHCRPAAERPANIPAYAPNDLSWYANIPVPTSYMCLGSKEDFSGGYDHLARAGLVQVSNHHISPGKKQWTWGNHAFGYAWDRNLTDAGGPYIELMLGVYTDNQPDFSFLQPGETKTWSVYWYPIQQIGPVQRANEHAAVSLNVGPRAARIGVAVTEPRAGLQVTLARGDRVLRRWTRDLAPGQPLVESCAVKSGTTPHELRVTVTTAAGAQLLTYAPAAPQSKAPPLPEPATEPAAPADIASADELYVTGLHLWQYRHATRSPVLYWQEALRRDPGDSRCNTAMGGWHLRRGEFAAAETYFRAAIARLVQRNPNPAEGEAWYQLGLTLRFLGRADEAYDVLYKATWNQAWQAAGFHALAEIDCTRRAWSAALEHLDRSLRLNTDNLRARNLRVLVLRELGRAAEADAALEETLRLDPLDGWARHLRGEKLGCDTQTRMDLALDCARAGFHAAAIALLEGAKPEPGSGTAPMLQYHLACLYETVGNRRAAARATKAARAASPDYCFPARLEDMLVLEAALRRTPDDARAAYYLGNLYYDRRRHREAMTCWERAVRHEPENAVAWRNLGIAYFNVAEAPKRALQAYERAFRANPADARLLYERDQLWKRLGRPAAQRLRELEARPELVSARDDATIELCALYNQTGQPDKALAILTTRRFQPWEGGEGQTLGQYVRARLLLGRQALAAKDAARAIEHFEAALEPPPNLGEARHLLANPSDIHYWLGCALSAAGRKDEARRHWRTAAEFRGDFQEMSVRAYSDMTYFSAAALQRLGRSAEAARLLRGLRTYARELRRTPAKIDYFATSLPSMLLFEDDLTQRQQTTALFLEAQAELGLGHRATARRLLRGVLRRDPSHGLAADFVAAAAA; from the coding sequence ATGTTCCTGGAGCGGCGCGTTTACCAGGGCAGCAACGGTGCGGTGTACCCGCTGCCCTTCTACAATCGGGTGGCGGACACGAAGGTCGACCGCGCCTGGCACGCGATCACGCTCGAGAACGACTACCTGCGGGTGATGGTGCTGCCGGAGATCGGCGGCCGGATCCACGTGGGTCAGGACAAGACGAACGGCTACCACTTCTTTTATCACCAGGATGCGATCAAGCCGGCGCTCGTGGGGCTGGCGGGCCCGTGGGCCTCCGGCGGGGTGGAGATCAACTGGCCGCAGCATCACCGGCCGGCGACGTTCATGCCGGTGGACGCCTGCGTTGAGGAGCACGCGGATGGCAGCAAGACGGTGTGGCTGTCGGACCATGATCCGCTGGCGCGGATGAAGGGCATGCACGGCATCTGCCTGCATCCCGACCGTGGCGTGATTGAGCTGAAGGTGCGGGCGTACAACCGCACGCCGTACGTGCAGACCTTCCTGTGGTGGGCCAATGTGGCCACGCGGGTGCACGAGGGGTACCAGTCATTTTTCCCGCCGGACGTGACCGCGGTCGCGGACCACGCCAAGCGGGCGATGAGCCGGTTTCCGCGGTGTGACGGCCGGTACTACGGGGTGGATTATGCGGGGCGGGCGCGGGACGGCGTGCCGGCGGAGGAGGTGCCGACGCAGTTCGTGCCGCCGCATTGCCGGCCGGCGGCCGAGCGGCCGGCGAATATCCCGGCGTACGCGCCGAATGACCTGTCGTGGTACGCCAACATCCCGGTGCCGACCTCGTACATGTGCCTCGGCTCGAAGGAGGATTTCTCGGGCGGCTACGATCACCTGGCGCGGGCCGGGCTCGTGCAGGTGAGCAACCATCATATTTCCCCCGGCAAGAAGCAGTGGACCTGGGGCAATCACGCCTTTGGTTACGCGTGGGATCGGAACCTGACCGATGCGGGCGGCCCCTACATCGAGCTGATGCTCGGCGTGTACACCGACAACCAGCCGGACTTCTCCTTCCTGCAGCCTGGCGAGACCAAGACGTGGAGCGTGTACTGGTACCCGATCCAGCAGATCGGGCCGGTGCAGCGCGCCAACGAGCATGCGGCGGTCTCGCTGAACGTCGGCCCGCGCGCCGCGCGGATCGGCGTGGCGGTGACGGAGCCGCGAGCGGGCCTGCAGGTGACCCTCGCGCGCGGCGACCGCGTGTTGCGCCGGTGGACGCGCGACCTCGCACCGGGCCAGCCCCTCGTGGAGTCGTGCGCGGTCAAGTCCGGCACGACGCCACACGAGCTGCGGGTGACGGTTACGACGGCGGCTGGGGCGCAATTGCTGACATACGCGCCGGCCGCGCCGCAGTCGAAGGCGCCGCCGCTGCCGGAGCCGGCGACCGAGCCGGCCGCGCCCGCGGACATCGCTTCGGCCGACGAGCTGTATGTGACCGGGCTGCACCTGTGGCAGTACCGTCACGCCACGCGTTCGCCGGTGCTGTACTGGCAGGAGGCGCTGCGGCGCGATCCGGGCGACAGCCGGTGCAACACGGCGATGGGGGGCTGGCATCTGCGGCGCGGGGAATTCGCGGCGGCGGAGACGTATTTTCGAGCGGCGATCGCGCGGTTGGTGCAGCGCAATCCGAACCCGGCGGAAGGCGAGGCGTGGTATCAGCTCGGACTTACGCTGCGCTTCCTGGGTCGGGCCGACGAGGCGTACGACGTGCTGTACAAGGCGACGTGGAACCAGGCCTGGCAGGCGGCGGGCTTTCACGCGCTGGCGGAGATCGACTGCACGCGGCGGGCATGGTCGGCGGCGCTGGAACATCTCGACCGTTCGTTGCGGCTGAACACGGACAATCTCCGCGCCCGGAACCTGCGCGTGCTCGTGCTGCGTGAACTCGGTCGCGCCGCGGAGGCGGACGCGGCCCTCGAGGAGACGCTGCGCCTCGATCCGCTGGATGGGTGGGCGCGGCACCTGCGCGGAGAGAAACTGGGCTGTGATACGCAGACCCGGATGGACCTCGCGCTCGATTGCGCGCGGGCCGGTTTCCACGCCGCGGCGATCGCGTTGCTCGAAGGGGCCAAGCCGGAACCGGGATCGGGCACGGCGCCGATGCTGCAGTACCATCTCGCGTGCCTGTACGAGACCGTGGGCAATCGCCGGGCGGCGGCGCGGGCGACGAAGGCGGCGCGCGCGGCGTCACCGGACTACTGTTTCCCGGCGCGGCTGGAGGACATGTTGGTGCTGGAGGCGGCGCTGCGGCGCACGCCCGACGATGCGCGGGCGGCGTACTATCTCGGCAACCTTTACTACGACCGGCGGCGACATCGGGAAGCGATGACCTGCTGGGAGCGCGCGGTGCGGCACGAGCCGGAGAACGCGGTGGCGTGGCGCAACCTGGGCATCGCGTACTTCAATGTGGCCGAGGCGCCGAAGCGGGCGTTGCAGGCTTATGAGCGGGCCTTTCGGGCGAATCCTGCCGACGCGCGGCTGTTGTACGAACGCGACCAGCTCTGGAAACGGTTGGGCCGACCCGCGGCGCAGCGGTTGCGGGAACTCGAGGCGCGGCCGGAACTCGTGAGCGCGCGCGACGACGCGACGATCGAGCTGTGTGCGCTGTACAACCAGACGGGGCAGCCGGACAAGGCGCTGGCGATCCTCACAACGCGGCGGTTCCAGCCCTGGGAGGGAGGCGAGGGGCAGACGCTCGGGCAGTACGTGCGCGCGCGGCTGCTGCTCGGCCGGCAGGCGCTGGCGGCGAAGGATGCCGCGCGGGCGATCGAGCACTTCGAGGCGGCGCTGGAGCCGCCGCCGAACCTGGGCGAGGCGCGGCACCTGTTGGCGAACCCGAGCGATATTCACTACTGGCTCGGCTGTGCGCTGTCCGCCGCCGGTCGGAAGGACGAAGCACGACGGCACTGGCGGACGGCCGCGGAGTTCCGCGGCGACTTCCAGGAAATGAGCGTGCGCGCGTATTCGGACATGACCTACTTCTCGGCGGCGGCACTGCAGCGGCTCGGCCGATCGGCGGAGGCGGCGCGGCTTCTGCGCGGACTCCGGACGTACGCGCGCGAGTTGCGGCGCACGCCGGCGAAGATCGACTACTTCGCCACGTCGTTGCCGAGCATGTTGCTCTTCGAGGACGACCTCACGCAACGACAGCAGACCACGGCGCTGTTCCTGGAGGCGCAGGCGGAACTCGGCTTGGGTCACCGCGCGACGGCGCGGCGCCTTTTGCGCGGGGTGCTGCGGCGCGACCCAAGTCACGGCCTCGCGGCGGACTTCGTCGCCGCCGCCGCCGCGTAG